In a single window of the Acidobacteriota bacterium genome:
- the rplU gene encoding 50S ribosomal protein L21: protein MAYAIIRSGGKQFRVSPGEVVRVPSMANKNVGDSVEFEVLTAGDDNGVRVGNPTVSGASVIGTVVKHGRGPKIIVFKFKRRKHFKKTKGHRQGFTEVKIESLA, encoded by the coding sequence GTGGCATACGCAATCATCCGCAGTGGCGGAAAACAGTTTCGTGTGAGCCCGGGCGAAGTCGTGAGAGTGCCTTCTATGGCAAATAAAAATGTCGGCGATTCGGTTGAGTTTGAGGTACTGACGGCTGGCGATGACAATGGGGTCCGCGTTGGCAATCCTACGGTTTCCGGCGCCAGCGTCATTGGCACGGTTGTCAAACACGGACGCGGCCCGAAAATTATTGTCTTCAAGTTTAAGCGCCGCAAGCATTTCAAGAAGACAAAAGGTCACCGCCAGGGTTTTACCGAAGTGAAAATTGAATCCCTGGCTTAA
- a CDS encoding sigma-70 family RNA polymerase sigma factor: MRGNESNQKQRLESFEAQALGFADQLYRVALRLCRNREKAEDLIQETYLQAWRSFHRFEIGTNLRAWLYKIMFNVHYSILRRDKLQLIPTEETIAETLAYDPPTPQRLTEEEVLAALEKLPRDFQIPIMLADVEKLSYREIADVMEIPIGTVMSRLHRGRKILRTELVKYAREAGYKVSN; the protein is encoded by the coding sequence ATCCGGGGGAACGAGTCAAACCAAAAACAAAGGCTGGAATCATTTGAGGCGCAAGCGCTCGGTTTTGCCGATCAGTTATACCGCGTCGCACTACGGCTTTGTCGAAATCGAGAAAAAGCCGAGGATCTGATTCAGGAGACTTATTTACAAGCGTGGCGGTCGTTTCACCGGTTCGAGATAGGCACCAATCTTCGTGCCTGGCTCTACAAAATCATGTTTAATGTTCATTACAGCATCCTGCGGCGTGACAAACTCCAGCTAATTCCAACTGAAGAAACTATCGCCGAGACATTGGCTTACGATCCGCCCACGCCGCAACGCTTGACAGAGGAAGAGGTGCTGGCGGCATTGGAAAAATTACCGCGTGACTTTCAAATTCCAATCATGCTGGCTGATGTTGAGAAGCTTTCTTATCGCGAAATTGCCGACGTTATGGAAATTCCTATTGGAACCGTCATGTCCCGCTTGCACAGAGGAAGAAAGATCCTGCGGACGGAGTTGGTAAAATATGCTCGCGAGGCAGGTTATAAAGTTTCAAATTAA
- the rpmA gene encoding 50S ribosomal protein L27 encodes MAHKKGVGSSRNGRDSNAQRLGVKRFGGQLVSGGSILVRQRGTVFKPGTNVGIGSDDTLFAKITGVVTFEDKGRKGRFISVYPAE; translated from the coding sequence ATGGCACATAAAAAAGGTGTAGGCAGTTCACGTAACGGGCGCGATTCCAATGCTCAGCGCCTGGGGGTCAAGCGGTTTGGCGGGCAATTGGTTTCTGGTGGATCCATTTTGGTTCGTCAGCGTGGAACCGTATTTAAGCCAGGCACGAACGTCGGCATTGGCAGCGACGACACTCTGTTTGCCAAGATCACGGGTGTTGTGACTTTTGAAGATAAAGGTCGGAAAGGCCGATTTATCAGTGTTTATCCGGCAGAGTAA